The genomic segment GGGAATGGTCTTTAATTCTTTAATTACCCCTTCATGGTTCTCTATGCCGCCGGTGTAGTTGAGTACGACAACATGGGCATTTACTCCGAGTATCTTTTTTCTCAGGTCTTCATGAAAGCCGCTCATTACGGACAGGACAACAAGGAGGGCCATAACTCCCACTGCAACCCCGCCTGTGGTTATAACCGTGTTGAATGATATGCCTTTGTGTTTCTTTTTTGATTTAAGATACCTGAGTGCTATGAATATCGGATAAGATAGTTTCATATGCTCCTTATTTTGTTTATTTCTCAGGCTTCATCTGAGGGAACAGGATAACGTCGCGTATGGAGTGCGAGTTGGTCATAAGCATAACAAGTCTGTCAATTCCGATGCCCTCACCTGCAGCCGGAGGCATACCATACTCGAGTGCCCTGATGAAGTCGTCGTCCATCCAGTGGGCCTCTTCGTCCCCCTTTTCCTTTGCCTCCACCTGGCGGAGGAATCTGTCGCGCTGGTCCATGGGGTCATTCAGCTCTGTAAAGGCATTGGCGATCTCTCTTGAGGCTATGAAGAGCTCAAACCTTTCCACGAGTTCCGGCGAATCCTTTTTTCTCCTGGCAAGCGGGGAGAGTTCAAGGGGATAGTCGGTAATAAACGTTGGCTGGATCAGGTGCGGCTCTACCTTCTCCTTGAATATCTCGTCAAGGAGCTTTCCAAGTGTATGGACATCCTTAACATCTATTCCTTCAGCCTTTGCCCAGTCCCTGGCCTTTTCATAATCAGTGAGTGCTTCCTCAGGCACACCATGTTTCATCATGGCCTCGTACATGGGGAGCCTCGGCCACGGAGGGGTAAAGTCGAGTGTTAACTCACCGTAGGGGATCCTGAGGGTGCCGTGTATTTCCATCAACAGTTCGGTGAAGAGTTTTTCCGTGAAATCCATCAGGAAGTTGTAGTCTTTATATGCGATATAGAACTCAAGCATGCTGAATTCAGGGTTGTGTTTTGTGGACATGCCCTCATTGCGGAAGTTTTTATTCAACTCGTACACCCGCTCATACCCCCCGACAAGGAGTCTTTTGAGGTAGAGCTCAGGTGCAATTCTCAAGTAGAGGTCTATGCCAAGGGCATTGTGGTGTGTTCTGAATGGTTTTGCAACTGCACCCCCGGGTATCTGGTGCATCATGGGGGTCTCCACCTCGATAAAACCCTCTTTTTCAAGAAAGTCCCGGATAAACTTGATGATGGCGCTTCTTCGTGCGAATGTCTCCCTTACCTGTGGATTTACAATAAGGTCAACGTATCTTTGACGGTATCTCAACTCTATATCCTTCAGACCATGCCATTTTTCGGGCAGGGGTCTGAGGGATTTTGTCAGCAGGGTAAAGCCATCAACCAGGATGGTGAGCTCGTTTGTCTTTGTCCTGAAGAGCCTGCCACTTATTCCTATGATGTCACCGATATCGAGTTTTTTTACGATCTTGTATCTCTCTCCAAGGATGTCTTTACGGAAATAGAGCTGTATGCGCCCTGTCTCATCCTGTATGTGGGAGAAGGCTGCCTTGCCAAAGTTCCTCCAGGCAATAATCCTTCCAGCCACTGAGGTCTCCACGGGGGTTTTTTCGAGGTCTTCCTTTGGGGTCTCTCCATGCTGGTTCTGGAGTTCTCCGGCCTGATGGGTGACATCGTAGGGCTGCCCATATGGATCTATCCCCATCTCTTTGAGTTCATTCAGTTTCCTTATGCGCTGCTCTATCAGTTCATTTACCTCTTCCAATCCATCCTCCGTCAATCCTGAATCTTGTATTTGAATTCTGTGGCTATGTCCGCAACTGTCCACTGCCAAGGACTATAAACTTGGTGCACGTGAGCTCTTCAAGTCCCATGGGGCCGCGTGCATGGATCTTGTCAGTGGAGATACCGATCTCTGCTCCAAGACCGAACTGGCCACCGTCGTTCAGCCTTGTGGAGGCATTTATCATTACTGCCGAGGAGTCCACTTCGCGAAGGAATCGCATGGCCCTGTGGTAGTTTTCCGTCACAATTGTATCCGTATGGGCAGAGCTGTATTTTGCTATGTGCTCCATCGCCTCATCCATATCCTTTACGACCCTGACATTCACGATTAATTCAAGGTATTCCCTGTGAAAGTCCTCCTCTGTTGCCTCCTCTATTCCCGGGAATATCCGGGCAGTCCTTGCGCAACCCTTTATCTTTACGCCTGCATCCCTGAACCTGGTGAGGATTGCGGGGAGGAACTCTCCTGCAGCTGCCTCATCCACAAGCATGGTCTCCATGGCATTGCAGGTGCCGGGCCTCTGTACCTTTGAATTAAAGCATATATCCTCAGCCATCCTGAGGTCAGCATCCCTGTCGACAAAGACGTGGCAGATCCCCTTGTAGTGTTTCAGGACAGGGATCCTGGAGTTCTCCGTAACAGTGCGGATGAGACCTTCGCCTCCCCTGGGGATGATGAGGTCAACGATACCCTCTAATTTGAGCATCTCCATTACGGCTTCTCTGTCAGGTGTGTCAATAAAGGTGATTGCACCTTCATGTATGCCCTCTGAGGAGGCAACCTCCCTGAGAATATTAACAATTGCCAGGTTTGCATTGATTGCCTCTGAGCCGCCCCTGAGCAGCACGGCATTTCCGGCTTTCAGGCAGAGGCCTGTGGCATCTGCTGTGACGTTGGGTCTTGATTCATAGATTATGCCGATAACGCCGATGGGGACCCTCATCTTTCCGACCGTCATCCCGTTTGGTCTCTGCCACATTTTTGTGACCTCGCCGACAGGGTCAGGCAGGGCAGCCACATCCCTGAGTCCCTCTGCCATTTCAGTGATCCTCTTATCTGTCAGGGTCAGCCTGTCGATCAGTGCTGAACTCAACCCCTTATCCCTTGCAAAATCTATGTCCTTGCTGTTTTCTTTTTTGAGAATGTCACTGTTTTTGACAATGGCCTCAGCCATCTTCAGCAGCGCACTGTTTTTCTGTGCTGCAGTGGCCTTGAGCAGTGCCCTTGCACCTTCTCTTGCCTCAAGGGCCTTTTGAAGAACGAAATCGTGTATATCCATTTTTTTCTGTACCTCCGTCTCTCTCCTGTTTTGAAGGTTTTTAAAGCATGTAGTCCTTATATAGAGATTAATTATACCAGAACTTACTCGAAAACATTAACCGGGTCTTTTCTTCCAGTATTGCCGGGAGAAAACATCTCAACTTTCAGAAAGGGAGACGGATACAGAGTTTGAACGGATTTAATTATCACTTTTGTCTCACCCGGATGGTGTGACGTGATAATTCCCTCGGAGACAGACAGGATGTCTGTCGAGAATGAGTGAAAACTCTGTATCCGTTTCCCTTTCCCTCTCTCTATCGCTATGTTTGGATTTCTCTGGATTTCTTATTCTGCATTGAGGTAAAGCCTCCAATAAGGTTAAAATTAACCATGCCTGAGATAAGGGTACTTCCGGAGGAATTACAGAACCGTATAGCAGCAGGGGAGGTTATTGAGAGACCCGCCTCAGTGGTAAAGGAGTTGATCGAGAACTCCATTGATGCAGGAGCCACGGAGGTCGTGGTTGACATACTCAATGGCGGCAGGCGTCTTATCCGTATCTCCGACAACGGCAGGGGTATGGAGCGGGAGGATGCCCTAATCTGTTTTTATCCCCATGCCACAAGCAAGATAAGCACAGAGGAAGACCTGTTTGATATCAGGACCCTCGGTTTCCGGGGTGAGGCCCTCTCATCCATTGCCTCTGTCTCAAGGCTGAAGATATTGACCGCCCCTTCGGGCTCAACCCTCGGGGTCTCTCAGGAGATTCACGGAGGGGAACTGAAAGAGGTCAAAGATGTTGCCCACAGCGGTACAACCATTGAGGTCAATGACCTCTTTTTTAACACGCCGGCAAGGAAGAAGTTCCTCAAGAGCCAGAGAACAGAGGTATACCATATCGTGGAGACAGTTACCGTGGCGGGACTGTCACACCCTGATGTGGCATTCTTCCTTACGATAGACAGGGCGGAGACCCTCATGCTTCCTGTGGCCAGCGGTATAAGAGAGAGGGTGCTCCAGATATATGGTGAGGAGTTTTTGAGGGGGCTCAGGGAGGTAAAGGAAAGTAACTCCAGAGCCCTGATATCAGTGGAGGGAAACTTCCGTTCATCAAGGGCCAACCAGTATATCTTTGTGAACCACAGACCAATCAGGGATGCCGCTTTAAGGCATGCCGTCTACAGTGCCTATGATACGTTTCTTCCCAGGGACAGGCACCCAATCTTCTTTCTCTACCTTGACATAGTGCCCTCTGAGGTGGATTTTAATGTCCATCCTGCAAAGAGGGAGGTCCGTTTCAGTGACAGGGAGGCAGTGTACAGGACGGTTTACAATGTTGTCAGGGAAGCTTTGACAGGTTCCGGTGAGGAGGATGCAGATTACGGGGTTGAGACCGACGATGCACCTGATGGTTTGCAACCCGCAACCCGCAACCCGCAACCCGTAACTTCCGTGTCGCAACCCGCAACTCCAGTGCTGCAACCCGCAATCCGCAACCCGCAACCCGCAACTCCTGATGCCCCCCTTGTTGCTGAATCACTGATAAAATACGGTAATAATTTCCGTTATATCTATTTGGGTGATGTATTTGTAGCCTATACCGATGGCCGGGGTATAACGCTCCTTGACCACCACGCCGCCCATGAGAGGATACTTTATGAGCGGCTGCGCAAGGGTATTGGCCTTGATGTGACATACATGCTATTCCCAAAGCAGGTGAGGCTGCCGGCAAGGGAATACAAGGTGCTCCTCCACCGTCTTGACGAGATAAAAGAGATGGGGATAGAGGCGGAGGACTTCGGGCATAATACGCTTATGGTAAGGGCAGTCCCCCAATTTCTGTTTGATGCTGATATGGCAGGAATCCTGTCTGACGTTGCTTTCTGCCTGATTGAATCCACTGCCAGCTCCCCGATTGAGGATATAAGGGACAGGATTGCAAAGCGGATTGCATGCCACAGCTCTGTCAGGGGTGCTGTTATGTTGAGCCACGATGAGATTGCCCGGCTCCTTGATGACCTTTCCGAGGCAGAGGACCCTGAGCACTGCCCCCATGGGAGGCCGACAAGGATTCACATGAGCCTTGAGGACTTAAAGAGAATGTTTAAGAGGACAGGTTAACAGACCTTGTGGTTTCTAAAGAGACTATTTATGTAAAATAAAATGCTGTATGTTATTTGTTCTGTATTGCAGGGATTATAATTCATGACAGAGATATTAGGAATAGAATACTTGAGGGAGATTGGGGCAAGGCTCAGGGCTGTTATCCCCCAGCTGAGGTTTTCAGCCACTGTCAGGGAGCCCCTTGAGGTGGGGGCTTCAGGGGATAAGACCTTTCAGATTGACAGGGTGGCTGAGGATACGGTGGTCTCAGCCCTGAAAGAGCTCAGGAGACCGTTGACTATAGTTTCTGAAGAGATGGGCATGCTGGATATTGACGGAGGTGGTGACAGGGTCCTGATAGACCCTATTGACGGCAGCAAGAATGCCGTCTCGGGTCTTCCCATGTTCTGCACCTCTATAGCTGTTGCAGCAGGGGAGACAGTGAAGGAAATATACCTTTCCTATATCATTAATCTTCTCAGTGGTGATGAATTCTGGGCTGAGAAGGGGAGGGGGGCTTACTGGAACGGGCAGAGGCTAAGGGCCCAGACAGATGATAAAGTCAGGGTGGTTATTTATGAAACGCAGAATCCGGGTAGGGACATCCCGAAGATCCTGCCGCTTCTCTCCCTTTCAAACAGGACCCGGTGTTTCGGTTCTACCGCCCTTGACCTTGCCTTTGTTTCATCAGGTGCTGTAAGTATTTATGCAAACCCCTCGCCTTCAAGGAGCTTTGATTTTGCAGGAGGGCTGCTCCTTGTGAGAGAGGCAGGCGGCATAATAACTGATACAAGGGGTGAGGATATTGACGGTGTTGAGCTTTCAATAAAGAAATCTACCCCCTTGCTCGTCTCGGGTAATGAGATGCTCCATGAAAAGGCATTAGAGACACTTTCAAAATCTCAAAAAGACAGGAACGGATAGATGCTGAATCAAGTTCAGCATGACAGCAGTGTAGGGGTGTTATTCCGGATGATGTTTTGTGGTTTGTCATTCTGAATCCCGAATCAAGTTCGGGAAATCTGATAATAACAGGAGTTGAAACTGTTGGAACGGCTTAACTTATGATCCAGGTTAACGGCTTGGATAAATCGTACGGACAGCAGGTTGTCTTTGACAATGTCTCTTTTACGATCAATCCCAGTGAGCGTGTGGGATTTGTCGGAAGAAACGGCCATGGCAAGACCACGCTTCTGAGGATGATACTTGAGCAGGAGCATCCTGATTCGGGAACCATCAATATTCCCGCCGGTTACAGCATAGGCCATCTCTCCCAGCACATCCGTTTTGAAGAAGATACGGTGCTGAAAGAGGCATGCCTGAGCCTCCCTGACCAGGAGGACGGTATTGACGAGACTTACAAGGCTGAAACCGTGCTTGCGGGTCTCGGGTTTCTCAGTGATGATCTGGAACTCCATCCAATGGCTCTGTCCGGAGGATACCAGGTGCGGCTTAACCTTGCAAAGGTCCTGGTCTCTGATCCGAACATCCTCCTCCTTGATGAGCCAACGAATTACCTTGATATTGTCTCCATGCGCTGGCTTGCCCGGTTTCTGAGGGGCTGGCAAAAAGAGCTTATCATAATCACCCATGACCGCAACTTCATGGACAGCGTTACCACGCATACCATGGCCATACACCGCTGCAGGATCCGAAAGGTTTCCGGTTCCACTGAAAAATTATATCAGCAGTTACTGCTGGAAGAAGAGGTTTACGAAAAGACGAGGACAAACGACGAGAAAAAGCGTAAGGAGACCGAGCAGTTCATAAACCGCTTCAGGGCAAAGGCAACCAAGGCCAGGGCTGTTCAGTCAAGGGTAAAGGCCCTTCAGAAAAAAGAACAGCTTGAAGAGCTGTCCGAGATAAAAAAACTTGCCTTCACATTTAATTCAGCGCCTTTTACAGGCAGGCAACTGATGGAGGTAGAAGACCTCTCTTTCGGATTTGAGCCTGACGGGCCGCTGCTGATAGAGGGTTTAAGCTTTTATGTCGGGAAAAAGGATCGCATAGCCATTATAGGTAAAAACGGCAAGGGCAAGACAACGCTTCTCAATCTGCTTGCCGGGGAATTGTCACCTGTGGGCGGAGCTATTCACTGTCCCCGTGACCTGAAATTAGCATATTTCGGCCAGACAAATATAAACCGTTTGAACCTCCGGAAAACCGTGGAAGAAGAGATAATGGACGTGCACCCCGAGCATCACAGGGGCGCAGCCCGCAGTATATGCGGGGCCATGATGTTTCCCGGGGACCAGGCCCTGAAAAAGCTGGGTGTTCTTTCCGGTGGTGAAAAGAGCCGGGTCCTGCTCGGTAAACTGCTTGTTACCCCTGCCAATATGCTGCTGCTGGATGAGCCCACCAACCACCTTGATATGGAGTCTACCGATTCACTCCTTGAGGCGATCGATGAATTCAGGGGCGCTGTAGTCATTGTTACGCACAGTGAGATGATCCTCCATGCGCTGGCAACACGGCTTATTGTCTTTGATGACGGAAAGGTGACCATATTTGAAGGTACATACAAGGAATTCCTGGACCGTGTGGGGTGGAAAAATGAAGACCCTTCCCCCCGGCCGGCAACTTCAGAGACCGGTCGTGCAAGGCAATCCGGAAACAGAAAACACCTGCGGCGTATCCGGGCCGGATTGATTAATGAGAGGTCGAGAACCCTGGGAGCGCTGCAGCGGAAGATCAACGAGATTGAAGGTGAGATAGTAAGGCTGGAAGAAAAGACAGAGCAGGATAACAGTGACCTTATAAATGCCTCTGTTGCAGGTGACGCTGAAACCATCAGGAGACTCTCAAAGGCCCTCCATGACTCAAAGTCAGAGATTGAATCACTCTTTTCTGCACTGGAATCCCTGCATAGCGATCTTGACAGCAGGACAAGGGAGTTTGAGGAGAAGCTCAATACTGTGGAAATATAGCGATTTTGCATGAGCAACAGTAAGAGTTTTTCTTGTTCTGGTCAGGTTTCAATTACAGGCTTCTGTGTGCTCCCGAAGGTCTCCATGCGGGGGAGATTACCCCTTTATGGAGGGGGTTGTGGATGCAGGCTGCCCAGGTAAGGGTGGATGGGCCGTATTTCCGGTTTAACCTGTCCATTACATCAAGCAGTTCGGCCCTCCTGTTCTGCTCATTAAATATTGTCATCTGGTTGTTGACCTGCTCAAGGCCGGACAGGGTTATCCCGAGCAGACGCACGGGCTCTCTCAGCCTTACAGAGTTTAATATATCCATGGCCGAGTGGAATATCCTGTGGGTGTCGTTGGTAGGGGAGTTGATCCTGCGCTGCCTTGTAAAGGTTTCAAAGCTCCGGTACCTTATCACCAGACCAATGGTCCTCCCCATAAATCCATGCCTCCTTGCCCTTGAGCCCACCTTTTCGGAAAGTTGCAGTATCCTGGGTGTTATTTCTGCACGTACTGACAGGTCCTGCGGCAGGGTCATGCTGTGGCCTATGGATTTTATCTCTTCGTGGTTGCCACTGTCTTTATCTGAATCAGCATAAACAGGGGTGGAATCCATTCCCATGCCCAAGGCCTTGAGCTTTTCACCGATAATACCGAAATGACTCCTCAGCAGCCCTGCAGGGGCCCTTCCGAGTTCTCCGCATGTCCTTATGCCCAGGGTCTTCAGTTTTTCGGATGTCTTTCTGCCTATACCCCAGAGTTTTTCTGTCGGAAGGTCTTTAAGCAGGTTCCCTGTCTCTTCAGCCTTGATCCATCTGAGTCCGTCGGGCTTGGAGATGTCTGAGGCGAGTTTGGCTATCAACTTGTTTGGACCTATGCCGATGGTGGAGTTGATGCCGAATCTTTCCTTTATCTCAGCCTTTATCTTTCTGCCTGTCTCAATGGGCCCCCCGAAGAGGTGATGAGAGTCTGTTATATCCAGGAATGCCTCGTCTATTGAGTATATCTCAACAAGGGGGGTGTATTTAAGATAGACTTTTTCCAGTGTTGCACATATGTGAGTATATTTGTCGTTATTCCCGATAACCAGTATGAGTTGGGGGCATAGGGCCTTTGCCTCGTAAATGTTCATCCCTGTCTTTACCCCGAATTTCCTTGCCTCATATGATGAGGTGGTGATGACGGTCCTGTGACCGGCACCTGTTACGCCTATTGGTTTGCCTCTCAGGGCCGGGTTGCTCTGTTGTTCAACAGAGGCAAAGAAGGCATCCATATCTACAAGCAGTATTATCCTCATAGTCCTTTAATCTGTTCGTATTCATTTGTGTAGATTCGTGGCTGAGTGTTTTTTACAGCTCTGTCTCCACCGCCTGAAGCATCCAGCTCAGCCCTTCGGGATCAAAACAGAGGTTGTAAAGGGTGCTGCCGTCTGTGAGGGAGAAGCAGTATAGCCTTCTGCCGCCATCATGCCGGATCCACCTGTAGGTTATTTCCTTTACAGGGATTACCCTCCCTGACCATCTGAACTTGAGAGGGCTTATTCTTTCGCCGCCGCCAAAAGAGGCAATAACAGTTACGGGTTCGTCTATGGTTGTCATGAAAACCTCCTTATGAGTCCGGTGACCTTCCCTATAATCCTTACTTCCTCTGCGGCGACTATAATAGGGGTCATTTCAGGATTTTCAGGCTGGAGCCTTATTTTTTTACCCTCAGGATAAAATCTCTTTACCGTGGCATCATCCCCGATGAGGGCAACAACAATATCCCCCCTCCTTGCTTCAACCTCCGGGTTTACAATGACGATGTCTCCTTCAAGGATACCTGCCCCCTTCATGCTTTCACCCACCACCCTGAGGCCAAAACCCTCGTCAGTCCTGAACATCCGTCTGTCCACTGATATGTATTCCTCTATATTCTCAGTGGCGAATATCGGCGTACCAGCCCGGATTCTTCCTGCTACAGGAATTTGCACTGCCTTGTAAGGGCTGAGTCCCACCACCTCAAGCCCCCTGGACCTGGAGGGAGTCTTTTTTAAAAATCCCTTTTTCACCAATGCATCGATGTGGAGTTTTGCTGAAAGGGGACTCCTGTACCCAAACTTCCCTGCCACCTCCCTTACAGTGGGAGGGTATCCTATATTGAGGATATGCTCCTTTATGTAGTCGAGTACCTTTTTTTGCTGTGGGGTTAAGTTCATGGCTATACTATACAGATGTATAGTATGAAAGTCAAGAGTGATACTGATTTGAGATAATCTGATAGGGGAATTAACCACAGAGACACAGAGAGCACAGAGCTTGAAAAGCAGAAAACAAGACTGCATTTGGCCGCAGATTTTTGCAGATAACGCAGATATTAAATTAAAATTCTTCTTGAAATCATGACAATAACCAACAGATGTGGTTAAACAGGTTTTTGAATGGTCGGGGCGAGCCGATTTGAACGGCCGACCTCTCACACCCCAAGCGAGTGCGCTAACCAGGCTGCGCTACGCCCCGAATTTTGAGGGGTTATAACTGATTGATTATCTCTCTTAGACGGGCCTTGATCCTTGAAATGGTCTCTTCCAGTCTGGTTCTGCTGTCTTCACCTTCCGGTTTGACCAACCGGAGGTGGGGCTCTGAAAACCTTTTTTTTACTCCTTCTATCGTATATCTCTCTTTATAAAGTAATCTTTTTATCTCAAGGATGCTCTCAATATCTTTTTTTATATACAGTCTCTGGCCCGAACTGCTCTTCCTCGGCCTTAGAAAGGGGAACTCGCTCTCCCAGTATCTCAGGACATAAGGCTCTATGCCTGTAAGCCTGCCGACTTCTCCAATTTTATAAAAGAGCTTTTCAGGGATATTCTGTGTTCCCGCGCTCTTTCTTTCCCTGGGCTTAATCATTCTGTTTACCTATCGTGGATTTAAGGATATTGCTCGGTTTAAAAGTGATAACCCGCCTTGCGCTTATCTCCATCTCCTCACCTGTCTGGGGATTCCTGCCCCTCCGAGGTGTCTTTTTCCTGACATTAAACGTGCCAAACCCGGTTATCTTTACCGACTCTCCTTCGGCAAGGGTCTGCTTCATGGTGTCGAGGATTATTTCTATTATGTCCTGGGCTTCCTTTTTGGGAAGTCCAACTTTTTCAAAGATTATTTTTGCCAGTTCAGCCCTTGTCATAAGAATAGTACTCCTCTGCTAATTATATTACCTGGGTTCATAATTGTCAAGTTTTTTTATTTAAAAATAGTGGCTTAGTGGAGGGGATTATTATAACTGAAAGAGGCGGGGTTCAATTACGTCCTTGCCGGGACACAGGAAAGGGGGGATGATCCCCCCTTCTTCAAATAATCCTGATAACGGATAATCTCATTTTTTAATGTATTATTTTTTCTTTCCGGCAATAATTTCTTTAAGTCCTTTACCGGCCTTAAACTTGGGGCTCTTCCTGGCTTTTATCTTTATGCTCTCACCTGTTATCGGATTTCTTCCCTTTCTTGCCTTCTGTTTAACCACGCTGAAGGTGCCGAACCCGACAATAGTGACGTTTTCGCCTTTCTTGAGGGTCTTTGATATTGTGTCGAATACAGCGCTTACTGCTTTTGCAGCTACAGCCTTTGATGACTCTGTGACAGATGCAACCTTTTCAATTAATTCGCCTTTGTTCATAAAACTACCTCCCGATTAAAGTTTTAATATATTGAAACTTTTACATATATTGAAAATTTTACAGGATTTGCCGAAAAAATTCAAATCAGACGTTGTTTTAAGAAGGGAGGCGCTTGATTACCTTGAATAGTTCTATGGAGGCAGACCTTGGTCCGATTTGCTCAAATCCCTCAATGCCGAGTCTTGTCCTGATCTGACCGACCATTGTGCCGGATTTAAACATTTGCTCAAAATAAGAGACTGCACACTTTTCATGTTCCTCTTTGCGCTGGGGAGCGCCAAAGGGATTGGCAAAATATGTATGGACAAGACCTTTTTCATCTGTAGTGCCCTTTGCAAGGCGGGCTCCACTTCTGAAGACGGAGATCGCCTCTTCGGGGGTGGAGAAGAATTCGATTGCCGGATGTTCATCGTCAACCTGCTCATAATTGTTAGCATATAGCAAAATATCCACGGGGTAGCCCTTTACTATATGGTGATATCGGGTTATCGGCATTACCAGTCTTGCGTTTGTCTTGTCAGGGTTCATAAAGACGCTCCTGTCAATCTCCTCATATGCATATCCGGGCTGCAGATCGTCAAGCCTTACAAATGCGCCTATCTCTGTGCCGTATCCGACTACCCTTCCGTTGCCGTCAAGACCCAGAGACCCCATATCGTCAAAAATTATTCGCATCTCGCAGATATGCTCTTCCGATAGTACGCGGAGGGCTTCAAGG from the Nitrospirota bacterium genome contains:
- a CDS encoding integration host factor subunit alpha, with amino-acid sequence MTRAELAKIIFEKVGLPKKEAQDIIEIILDTMKQTLAEGESVKITGFGTFNVRKKTPRRGRNPQTGEEMEISARRVITFKPSNILKSTIGKQND
- a CDS encoding HU family DNA-binding protein; the encoded protein is MNKGELIEKVASVTESSKAVAAKAVSAVFDTISKTLKKGENVTIVGFGTFSVVKQKARKGRNPITGESIKIKARKSPKFKAGKGLKEIIAGKKK